Part of the Lolium rigidum isolate FL_2022 chromosome 6, APGP_CSIRO_Lrig_0.1, whole genome shotgun sequence genome, AAGGGTGGCATGTTTAAACAAGAAATTTTAATTACTTCCATCGATTCAAGTAGTTTAAAAAATTATAACCATCGTATCACAAAGTTggagcggcgtgccgccgcggccctccgttgctagtagacatCATACTCCACCTGGGTGTTACATGGTGAACCCTGAAATGATATACTGCATAGTAGTAGTGTTCAACTAATTATCAGTATGAATCATCTTACGTGTAGTGGTACTAGAATACTTTCTTCCTGAAGTATGACAAATGCAGAACTGAATCTAGAGCATCTTCTTCTGAGCTGAGGGTGCCAGTGACATAGCAGCAGTTAATGGCGCTGAGCATGAACAGAGGCCACGCAAAACTGCCGTTACAGCAAACACAGCGAATGGAACATACAGCTGAAGCAGCCTCGGCGTTGCTTTTCCTGAGATAAGCATTTCCCCAAGTATCGCAGACTGAAAGAGTTGGAGTCACTGTTAGAAACGATTCAATAAGAAGCTTATGTGGAAAGAAGAACAAGGAGTTACGGGTTAGCTATCGCAAGAGTGATACAAAGTAGGCCGGTCACTGAAGTTGATGATACTGGAGCTCACTTAGCAATCTTGGCACTGAGATGCGGGTAAGGGGAGAAGAGGTAATGAACTTGAGGATAGAAGATTTGATTACTTCTTTGGTAAAATTTCAGGCATTGTTGACACCTCACCCCGGAGTTAGTTTTGCAATTGAGttctaattctttttcagtttatTGTTTTTTCTTCAGAACACCCTTTACCGCATCCTATTAGAGATTTAAACGCACCGGGGATCGTCTAAACAGCAAGAAATTCAAACGCACCGGCCCCAAAGCGCAACTAATTTCCACCACCAAGACAGCGCAACAATCAATCAAGATGATATTATGAGAGCTTAAAAAAAAGATGTGTGCTAAACGGGGAAAGGAATAGCACTTCCTACGGATCTTGAAACAAGCAGCAAGCGCAAATGCAAAGATGCGTACCAAATAGGTGATCATATAGACACCTGCCATGAGGGAGGTGGTGGCCGACCAGCGGCGGCGCGCGATGATGCCGTAGAGATTGGCAACGCAGACGGGCCAGAGGAAGGCCAGGTCGAGCCAGACGAGGCcgatgaagaaaggcggcgggtcGGCGACGAGGTAGTGGTCGAACTCGGCGATGAACCACTGGTGGATGCCCACGAGCGGCGCCGGGTAGAGGCGGCGAGGGAGGACGATCTGCGAGTCGAACAGCGGCGCCGCGACCGCCATGATCAGCGAGAAGAGTGCAACTatgccatccaccgctgccgagaCGGTGCCCATTGGTTGCGGTGCGCGGATTTGTGGGAGGGCGGAGGCGGAGGAAGTGGACCTGCTCTCTTTCGTTTCTTCTTTTACAGTTCGCTGCTCTGTTTCTTACGTGTTTGATAACAACTGTTTCTCCGAGAGAGGTTGACATGACATGCCAACACGCGGCCATGCTTCCTTCCTTCGTCTAGCCCTACGAACGAACAGTGAGTTTTCTCTCCGAAAATTAAGAGTAAAATCCATCATTAGTACTTGAACTTGTTAACCAAAGTCACTTTGGTCATCGTACACAGAGAATACAATTTTACAGTCACTGAATACAATTTAGAGGTTCACATATGGTCACTGGTGGCGTCCAAGCGTAGTATTTTCCTACGGGGCGAGCTGGAGGACCCACTGTCAAATTTTATTTTAACAAACTGATCTCAAACTTAGTAGCAACTTTATTACACATACAAGATCATCTAGCCACTGTCGATGACAAGTGGAGCCACCGGTCAAAGCACTaactattaaaaataaaataggaGTTGTCTCCTTCCCCACCCTATGCCATCAGAAAACCACCGCCGCCACGTTGGCTTGGCTAGGGCGCGCCGCCCTGCACAAGGCGGCCACCACAGGGCTCTGCCACCTCCTGGCGTGCCACGCTTGGAAGAGGTGATCCCGACGCCTAGGGATGCGCTGTAGCGGTGCGGCGAACTGCCTCTAAACTGCTGGCCTCCTCTCCTCGCTGGGGGCACGCCCCGTGTACGGCAGGCTGTTGAGCAGGTCACGGCGGAGCCATGTGCGGCACAAGGATGCGTGGAAGTGGGAGGGAAAGTGTCGCGCCGATGCCGCGAATGGAAAGGAGTATGGCTGGTTGGTCGATGTTGCCCTCGACCTCATCGCCGGTGTGCACCACGCCCTCTCCGGCCACAACAACGAGAAGAGCCTAGACGCTTCACCATCTTGTCCGTGCCACCAACCGTCGGGAGGTGGCGGGCCGTAGCAGGAGGGCGGGGACGCGGCGGCAAAGGCTGGAGCCGTTCATCGGCCAGAACCTCGCCGCCAGATCCTCCTTCTCCACCGTCTTGACACGCAGACGTGGGTATGGCCGTCGCCGCCACGGCCGACAGTTGCAGGAGGAGCGGCGTGGACGAGCTCGTCGAGCAGCTGAGCAGCGGCCGCAGCCCTTGCCCGACGCGTCTGAGTCGCCACGCGCGGGCGCTCTCGGTGGCCGATGGATCTGTGCCATTCTCCTCGCCTGCCGCAGCCGCGCCAGCGCGTACCGCGTGCGCGTACCGCGTGCGCGTCCACGCCCAGGCACCGCA contains:
- the LOC124659756 gene encoding sigma intracellular receptor 2-like, yielding MGTVSAAVDGIVALFSLIMAVAAPLFDSQIVLPRRLYPAPLVGIHQWFIAEFDHYLVADPPPFFIGLVWLDLAFLWPVCVANLYGIIARRRWSATTSLMAGVYMITYLSAILGEMLISGKATPRLLQLYVPFAVFAVTAVLRGLCSCSAPLTAAMSLAPSAQKKML